The window AGGTAGGAGTAGAAGAGGATCCAACTAATTTTTTATTGATGCATGCCATGGGACCAAATGTTGCTGGAGTGATAGGTTCAGCTGTTGCTGCTGGGACATTATTAAGTTTCTTTAAATAAATATAACACTACTATATATATAAATTATTAAAAATAAAAAACACAAGTTTAATACTTGTGTTTTTTTAAGTTAAATAATATTTTCAAAAAACTCTTTATCTTTATCAAAAAGATAAAGAGTTAATTTTGATGGTGTTAGGACTTGATTAAGTCTATATAAGACAATTTTCATCCTAATAAAATCTTGTGTTGTTGTTACTTGAGCTGGTCTCATACTTTGACAAGCTTTCCCTACATCCATATCAGCTATAATAGAATATTTATTATCAACTACTATTATAATTCTATCATCATCTATGCATGAATTTTTAATATTTCTATCAATTTTATAAGTATAAAGATCCGTACCTGGTAAATGAATATCTCTATAAGAAAATCCAATAACTTGTACTCCTGATGCAACTTTTTTTGATAAATATTCTTTTAAAAATATAGCATAAGTTTCATGATTAAAATAAAAAAGAATTTCTTTTTTGGCTTTAGTAATAATATCTTGAATATTTGCAATAATTGTATCTTTATCAGATAAATTCCAAAAATCATCATTATCTGTATCTTTATCTTGAAAAAAAGCTAAGGATACAGATAATGATGATTTAGCATCTGTAAAACGTTTTTCTAATGTTGTAAGAAAATTTTCTGGAGAAATAGGGCTATATTGTTCTGGGGAATCTTTTACAATTTTCACTCCACCTTTTTCAACAAGTCTTGTAAGCATTTCATAGACAATAGGTCTTAATATACCGCTATCCTTAGCTAATTTATACCCTGTTACGGGATAATTTTTTAATAATGCTAAATAAACAGAAGCTTCATTTCTACTAAGCCCAAGCTCTTCAAAACGATCAAGAAAATGAGAAGAGGTATTATCTGACATAATTTCTCCTAAAAATTTAGTTTATTGATTTCTATCAAAAAACCCTCTACCACCACCAAGTATTTCCATATTATTAGAGTCAATATTTATAATGATTTCAGTACCAAAAATTTCAGAACCTTTTTGTACTAAACGAGGATTGCCATACATATTAATCATATTATTAGAACCATGAAAAACAGCCCATCTAGAATATGCTATTTGATCACCATTTCCTTGAATAGAAACAACATCACCGATTAAATTACCTGTATCAGTAGCTTTGTTGAATTCTATTATATTAGCATGAGATATAGTATTTTGTTCTTGAAAAAAAATTGATGGATTTATTAAGGCTTTATAAAAATCAGTTTCATGATTATAAAAAAGGACATCAGATTGAAGAGTAAATCCATCTTCTTCTGAATTTGCAATTACAGAACCTCGAGCAATATAATTATCTAGTTCTCCATTTTTAAATTGCACATTCAAACGATCTGCAACAAGTTTTTGAGTATCAGATATAGTTTGGACATTTCCTGAAACAATCATTTTATCCTCTTTTGACCAAATTCTAACCTCTTCTCCTGTAATAAATGTTGTTCCATCATCGATAGCTATATTACCTTGAACATGAATATAAGAATCATCAGGATATATTGTAATAACTCTTCCTGTAATTTTTGTAGAAATATTATTACCTTGTTCTAATAAAATTTGAGGAGATTTTCTTAGAATAATTTTTTTTTCTTTTGTAAAATAAGTTCCTTCTTGTGCTGAAAAAAATGTTCTATTATTTAAATCTGCAAATCTTAAATTACCATAAGCATAACCAATTTCTTCTTTTTCATCGTAAGTCATTGTATCAGAAACTAATGCAATAGGTCCTTGACTGAGGGTTGGTCGTCTATTATTAAATGTTTCAAGAATAACTAATCCATCTATTGTTTTAAATATACTTTTTCCTGCTGTTACAGCAACAGAAACGGATAATCCGTTAATTAAAGAAAATTGGACAATAAATAATAAGCTAAATAAGGTCACAATAAAAATATATTGTAGGTTTTTAGACGACATTGTTAAGTCCCTTCAATAGCTTCTTCATCTTCTAATAGTTTGAATTCATTTTCAAATTCTTTAGAAGAATTAGTAGAGCTAGAATTTTGTTGAGAATCGTCACTATCAGTTAATATTTGTCCTACACTATTATTAAGTTCTATATGTTCTAATGCTGAATCAGAAACCATATCATATCCTGTTATTTTATGTGATCCTCTTGTATAAGTTACTAATTTATTAGTTTCAGAGTAAAATAATTCTTTATTTTGATCCCAATATACTTTTTCTGTTTGAAGTTCACTTTGATTTGCAGAAAAAATACGAACTTCACCATCTGCAATAAGATTTCCAATATTTTGTTGAATACTACCTTTATTGGCTACAAGTACTGACTTTATTTGATTACTTTCAGAAAACAAAGTCATAGTAAAATTATACAAATATACTATATCACTTTTGTCATAAGTATTTGCTTGAGCAGCTTTGATTTCCCATTCTCGAAATCCACTTTTTTCAGTATAAGTATATAAAAAATCTTGCATAGAAGCTGCTGGTAAGTTTCTTTGTTCTCTATCATTTCTTCCTAATTTAATACCACAAGAAGTTATAAATATAAGTAAAGATAAATATATAAATTTTATTGTTTTCAAAAAATACTCACATATATGATATAAAAAAAGTACCTAGTATAGAATCTAGGTACTTTTTAATTACCCCCTAGGAGAATCGAACTCCTGTTCCAAGAATGAAAATCTTGTGTCCTAACCACTAGACGAAGGGGGCTTAATGACTAATGTACTAATATTATATAATATTTTGTATTAGATGTCAATACTTTTTTATTATTTTTTATTATTTATTCTTCTGTAGTATCATATTCATCATAAGTATTATCTTCTATTTGATCGTCAATATTTTCGTCATAAATATCATCTTCTATTTGATTATCAATATTTTCATCTTCAGGTATTGTTTCTTTTGTTATATCACCTTGAGATATATTAGTATTAGTAATACTTGTTGAAGCTATAGGAACTATAGCATTTGTTTGAATAACAAGACCTGTTTGTTGTTGCATATAAGTATTAGCTAAGTGAGCTATAATATCATTATCTCCTTTTACATATGCTAAATCTAAAGCGGTCCTTCCTAAAGAATCGATTTGTCCTATATTAATTGAAAAATTATCAACTAAGTATTTAACGAGAGTACTATTATTGTTTAGTACAGCAATATGTAAAGGAGTTTGTTGTTGGAGATTCATATCATCATCAGCTGTTGCACCTTTTTCACGTAGTTGAGAGAGAATGTCAACATAACCACTTTCAACAGCTAGAAAAAAAGGTGTTTTACCTTGATAATCTTTTATATTATATTGTGCACCTGTATCTAATAAATCTCTAACAATATATTTATAACCTAATCGAGAAGCTTCGTGTAGGGGAGTTCTAGCCATATTATTTTTAGTATTAGGATCTATTCCTAATTTTAATAAATAACGGACAACATCTTGATTTCCAAATAGTACTGCTTCAAATAACGGAGTCCAGCCACTTTTATTTTTTTGATTAATATCAAATCCAGCATCTATTAAAGTTTTTAATATTTCAGGACTAGCTTTACCAGCAGCAGTATGTAAAGGTGAGCTTCCAAAATTATCAAGTAATTTATAATTAATAGAAGGTAGTTGTAAAAGATATTGTAAAGCTAGTTTGTTGTTATATAAAGCGGCCAAATGTAGAGGTGTTCGTCCTTTATTGTCTTTAATATTAGGATCTAAGCCGAATCTAATAAGATCCTCAACTTCTTTGTAATCAAGAGTGAATAGAGCTTTATGCCAAGGAGTATTTAAAATAGGACCAGATGTGACAATTTTTTCTGAAAAACGTGTATAGGTATTGAAAATATTTGGAGGGTTTATACCTTTTAATTGCTGATTAGTTGTTAT of the Spirochaetota bacterium genome contains:
- the lptC gene encoding LPS export ABC transporter periplasmic protein LptC translates to MKTIKFIYLSLLIFITSCGIKLGRNDREQRNLPAASMQDFLYTYTEKSGFREWEIKAAQANTYDKSDIVYLYNFTMTLFSESNQIKSVLVANKGSIQQNIGNLIADGEVRIFSANQSELQTEKVYWDQNKELFYSETNKLVTYTRGSHKITGYDMVSDSALEHIELNNSVGQILTDSDDSQQNSSSTNSSKEFENEFKLLEDEEAIEGT
- a CDS encoding ankyrin repeat domain-containing protein codes for the protein MLKIIFILFFIFTPKHSFTQDTTYDEDGIVEELAGEYESIDDDEYYEDFTSTNIVQITNYSTNTVFISNTSYITIPSIETISPTLCLAILKSDLKELKTFISQDPSVLFKTRGDGNTLLHISATRPNREIIEYLLEQKIDINATNNAGRTALHIAAQLNNLLVADVLVKYKAQIRKNDNFGHSALWIANIKGFPQMLQLLVNAQKKEPIVFKTYNITTNQQLKGINPPNIFNTYTRFSEKIVTSGPILNTPWHKALFTLDYKEVEDLIRFGLDPNIKDNKGRTPLHLAALYNNKLALQYLLQLPSINYKLLDNFGSSPLHTAAGKASPEILKTLIDAGFDINQKNKSGWTPLFEAVLFGNQDVVRYLLKLGIDPNTKNNMARTPLHEASRLGYKYIVRDLLDTGAQYNIKDYQGKTPFFLAVESGYVDILSQLREKGATADDDMNLQQQTPLHIAVLNNNSTLVKYLVDNFSINIGQIDSLGRTALDLAYVKGDNDIIAHLANTYMQQQTGLVIQTNAIVPIASTSITNTNISQGDITKETIPEDENIDNQIEDDIYDENIDDQIEDNTYDEYDTTEE